Genomic window (Granulicella arctica):
ACATGGTCCATCCGCTCTGCATCACATCATCAGCCATGAAGAAGACAACTGCCGCCTTTTACACCGCCCAGATCCTCACCGGCGTCATCGCCTCCGCTGCAGCCTACGCTCTGCTCCCCCGGCAGCTCAAACGCGGTCAGGTAGTCGTCATCACGGGTGGCTCTCGCGGACTGGGCTTCGCTTTGGCAGAACGCTTCGGCCGCGCAGGCGCCAAACTCGTCCTCTCCTCGCGCAACGACGACGAACTTGAGCAGGCCCGAGAGAATCTCCTCGCCCGCAAAGCAGTCCTCCACGAGGACGACATCCTCCTCGTCTCCGCCGATCTCACCGACGAATCCCAGGCCAGTGGCCTCATCGACGCCGCTCTCCATACCTTTGGCCACATCGACATCCTCGTCAACAACGCCGGCATCATCGAGGTTGGGCCCGTCGAGAACCAGTCCCTCGACGCCTACGAGCGGGCCATGGCGACCAACTTCTTCGCCGCCCTCTACACCACCTACGCCGCCATGCCCTCCATGCTCGCCCGCCGCGCCGGAGCCATCGTCAACATCGCCAGCATCGGCGGCAAATTCGCCGTGCCCCACCTGCTCCCTTATGTAGCCAGCAAGTTCGCCCTCGTCGGCTTCTCAGAGGGCCTGCACGCCGAACTCCGCCACAAAGGTATCCGCGTCACCACCGTCTGCCCCGGTCTCATGCGTACCGGGGGCGAGAGCCATGCTCACTTCACCGGCCAGGTTGAGCAGGAGAAAGACTGGTTCGATTTAGCTGCAAAGACCCCCATGATTGCCGCCTCCGTCAGCCACGCCGCCCGCCGCATCGTCAACGCTGTAGCCGCAGGCCGAGCCGAAATCACCATCACCCCGCAGGCCTGGCTCGCCGCCCGCATCGCCGGCCTCGCCCCCGAAACGACCCAGTGGGCCGCCAGCATGGTCAATCAATACCTCCTGCCCGAGCCCGCCGCCGAGAACCCCCGCCCCGACATCTCACGCCCCTTCTGGGCCACCGAACTACAGTCCACAGCCAACGAGTTCTAGTGAAGAACGCTGCCCGCTCGACCTTGGCTGGTCGCTCGGGACCGCACTGGAACCTCTTCCGCCGGACTGGAAAAAGCCGCACTTACCGGCGAAGTCGCCAGCACCTGGTACAGCCCATAGTCAATCGTCACCTTGGCCTCGCCGCCAATACGCACATGAGTGGTCGACACGTTCTTCTCCGGCAGCCACACCTCGCCACGCCGCATGTACCAGGAGTCAAAGCTCGCATGACTCAACAGCCACGAAGGACTCTTCGCTGGCTCAGCCTGCAACCGCACCATCGCAAAGTCATCCGTACTCACCCACAACTTACCCCGATAGTCGACCCTGCTCGCAACCTTCGGCTCCACTTGCAGCACCCACGTACTCATCCCGTCGAGCGTCTCTCTGCCGAGTAATTGAAAGTTATACGTCTCAGGCGAGAACATCGCCCGCTGCCAGTTCTGCTTGTCCGCCGTCTCCTGCTCGCCTTCAACCAGCTTCCGCAGCACCTGGGCACACAGCACCTTCGATCCCGACTCACCCACCACCGTAAGCAGTTTGCGCCCCGGAGCCGTGTACTCCACATGAACCTTCATCTCGGCGTGATGCTCGCCCGTGGTCCCGTTGTACTCCAGGTGGTAGCTCCGGTCAGAGGCGTAGTGTTGCAGCATCGCCTGCCGCAGCCGATTGCGCTCCATCATCTGGACCACAATCGCATTCGCTGAAAGCTCCTCGCCGACAAGGCGAATCGCGCAGCCACTTACGAAGCCGAAGAGAACCACCACTCTCACGAGACGACGCATGGACCACCCCCACAACACCTATCTCATCACGTCCAGGCCGACCCTTTGCAAACAAGCGGTAGAAATTGCAACAATTCCGTCCCGAAGTGAGCAATCTTACTCACCCATACGCCTCGCTACAACTCCGCAAACAAACCCTCACGCGGATCGTCAGGATTCAGCTTCGCCAACTCCCGCAAAATCTCCTTGGAGCGCTCATCCTGCACCTTCGGCACCACAATCTTTACCTCGACAATCTCATCCCCGCGAAGCCCCTCACGAGAGGCAGAACTCACACCCTTCTCGCGCAGCCGCAACTTCTGCCCTGTCTGCGTCCCTGGCGGAATCTTCAACTGCGTCCGTCCGCCAGCCTCCTGCGAATCAATCGTCGGCACATCGATCTTTGCGCCCAGCGCCGCCTCCGAGATCGTAACCGGCACCGTTACATGGATATCGTCGCCACTTCGCCGGAACACCGGATGCGTCCCCGCCTTGATGATCAGGAACAGGTCGCCAGCAGCCCCGCCGCCCACACCCGCATTCCCTCTCCCGGCGAGCCGAATCCGCTGCCCGTCCCGCGTACCGGCCTTGATCCGGAACTCCAATGGCTCCGTCCGTGTCACCACGCCTTCCCCATCACAAGTCCCGCAGGCATTCTGCACGCGCCCGCTGCCGCCGCACCGTGGGCACTGGATATTGAACTTCATCCGCCCGCCCATCTGCGTCACCTGTCCCGATCCATGGCACTCCGGGCACTCCATGCTCCCGCCCGTCGTCGACTTGCCCTTGCACGTCGGGCACGTCTCCTGCCGCCGAATCTCAAGCCGCGCCACACCACCGCGAACCGCCGTCCAGAAGTCCACACTTACCTGGTACTCAAGATCGGTTCCGGGCCGTGACTCACGAGCCTGCGCTGCACCCTTCTGCCCGCCAAACATGCTGCTGAAGATGTCCTTGAAACCACCGCCACCGTACCCGCCGGCCTGCGGTCCCTGGCCACCCGCACCGCGCTCCTGAAAGTCAGAAAAATCGAAGCCGCCAAAATCAAACGGCACCTCCTGACCACCGCGTCCACCGGCGCGTGGCGGAGCCTGCGGACCCCCATATCCACCGCGCGCGGCAGCCTCTGCCGCCGCTGCATCCAGATTGTCCGAGTAGAAGCCGAACTGGTCGAACACCTTCCGCTTCTTCTCGTCGCTCAGAACGTCATTTGCCTCGGAGATCTCCTTGAACTTCTCCTCGGACTTCTTATCGTTCGGATTCACATCCGGGTGATACTTCCGCGCCAGCTTGCGGAAGGCCTTGCGAATCTCATCCGACGTCGCCGTCTTCTTGACGCCCAGCGTGCCGTAGTAGTCCTTAGTCTGTGTAGCCATTGTTCGTCGCTCTCTCTTCTCTCGCCAGCCAAGGCACCGTCGTCATCGCCTGCTTCTATCATCAGGCATCTTTCTTCAATCGGGTTGCCGTAACCGTCGTTTCGCTCTTCCGCCGCAATCGTCGCGGCCTTCCACCCGCCTCAATCTCGTACTGGTAATGCTCCAATATCCGCTCGGGCGTCCACAACGCCCAGTGGTTCGCCTTTTGATCATGCATCTTAGCCAGTTGGATCTCGTCCATTCGGCGCATCATCCGCTGCAAATCGCTATAGTGCTCGATATACGCGCTGTCCTCGCCCTCGATCAAGCGCTGCATGTCCACATACACTGGCTGCGCCCACTCATAGAACGTGTGCCACACATCATAGAGATCGAGATGACCCTTCTTCACCAGCAGCGACAGGTGCTCATAGAAGTCCAGAACCTCAAACACACTCACCGGAGGATTCTCAACATCCCACGCCAACAGTCCAGTCTCGCCTGAAGCGTCTTCTCCAAGCCTCGCCTTAGCCAGCCGTCGCCGCGCCGCAACAAACGGCTCGGAAAGGAAAAAGCTCAACTGCTTTTCAAGATTGTCGACCGCCCGATACGCTCGCTCATGCCGTAATTGCAACCCGGCATATCCAATCGCTCCAGCACTCGTCAGTACCAGCACCGCCGTCGATATAGCCTGCACAGCATCCCAGTTTACGAACACCGTATCGCCGACTCAGTTCCAGACCTGCCGCGCCTCGACTGCTTCAATCGAAAACATCTGGTCCGGCTCCATCTGCTGCATCCGCTGCACGAACTCAAGGGCTTCTTCCTTCGTGTCGAACGTCAACCGGTTATATAACTGACCGGCTCGTACTTGGTCACACTGCCAGATCATCTCTGTCATCGTCCTGCTCCTCGTGCCGGATTTTTGTTCCAGGTTGCTTGGAGTACGATCATGACGCGCCGCTCGCTTGCTTCCCCACCTTGCGGCTGTGCACCCTCTTGGCAGCTCTACGTGTCCTGTTAGATCGTTTGATTCAAATTATCCCATCAAGGTCGCACGCGAAACGCAACTTCACCTATGATGTTTTTGCATCGGGCTGACAAACTGGACACCAGAACAGGTTTCGGCCTTCCATCTCCTTCCTTAAAATTTTCGTCCCACACACAAAGCACTCCTGGCCATTCCGGCGATAGACATAATGTGTCTCTTCCTTCACCGGCTTGCCCTTGCCGCTCGGTCGATCCTTCGGCAGCGTCGTCACAATCCGTCTATCGACCATTCCCGCCTTCATCAGCGGCAATGCTTCCTTCCAGATCATGCGCAGCGTCGCCTCAGGAACATCCTTACCCGCCACATACGGGTTCAGCCGCGCCCGGTACAGCAGCTCCGCCCGATAGATATTGCCCAGCCCCGCGATCACCGACTGGTCCATCAACAAAGCCCCAATCGCCTTCTTGCTCTTCACAATCTTCGCAATCGCCTTCTCCGGACCATCGCCATTCAGCGGATCGGGTCCCAGCCGCTTCAGCAGCGTCTCCCACTTCGCCTGCGTCCAGATCGTGCAATCCGTCGGCCCACGCAACTCCATCCACGCCAGCTTCGGAGCCTCCGTATGCCCCGTCCCGTCATCCTCCGAATACCACGCATGCCGCTTACTCTCACCCGGAGCCACAGGCCGCTTCACCGCAGCCTCATTCCACATCCGCAGCCGCAGCGCACCCTTTAAAGCAGGCAGTGGTCCCGATCCCTCCGAGAAGTCCCCCCGCAGCCCAAGATGCACATGCAGAATCCGGTCCTTCCCAAAGTCATACCCCAGGTGCTTCCCCACAGCCAGCACCCGATTCAGCTTCTTCCCGTCAATCACATCCGAGTCAACAAACCGTCCCTGCGGCCCATCCACCCGAACCGCTTTACCTGCAAACGCAGCCTCATGCCGCTCCGCCCACCGATGTATCTCATTCCCCTCAGGCATCGTAAAGCTCCCACCAACTCAACTCCGATACCTGGCCGAAGACCAAGGTAATCGAGAGGTACGTGTTGTTGTACCGGACGCAACCCGCCAAATCTCAGGCAACCGACAAAATGCGTGGTCTCACTTCTTTCTTGATCGTCGACTGTGCATGCTTGTAAGCGATAGCCAACTCATAATTCCCCTGCATATTCATCCAGAACATAGGCGACGGACCAAAATAACGCGAGAGCCGATACGCCGTGTCGGCAGTAATTCCACGGCGTTCAGCAACAATTTCAGAGATTCGCGTAGAAGGCACATGAAGAGACATCGCCAATGCATTCGCACTGATGCCAAGCGGAACCATGAACTCTTCACGAAGCACTTCTCCAGGATGGACCGGCGCACCAGGATGGCTCATATCGCGCGGAATAGACATACTCACCTCAGTGATAATCGACAATTTCTACATTCTCCGCACCGGAAGAAGTCCAGACGAAGCAGATACGATACTGATCGTTGACACGAATACTATGCTGGCCCGCCCTGTCTCCATGGAGCGCCTCCAATCGATTACCGGGAGGAAACCGCATAGCTTCCAAAACATCGGCGTTATTCAACATAAACAATTTTCGTACGGCTATTTTGGACGACGAACCAAATTTTCTATGACTTCCTTCTTTGAAGAGCGCTTCTGCTACTCGATCTCGAAACGATAAAATCACAATTCAGCGTACCACGTTCAACGCTGCACGTTGAACGTGGCGCGGATAGCTAGTTCCAGACATGCTGAATCGGCATAGGCTCAATCGTCAACACCAGATCCGGCGCAACCCCATTCAACTTCGACGCAAACTCCCGGGCCTGCACCTCCGTAAAGAACAACTTGCGCTCCTGCATCTGTCCGGCAAACCACTGCTCGCACTTCCAAACCATTGTGTCCGTCATAACCCCACCTCGCAATGCGTAACTACTGTTAATACAAACACCATTCCCAGAAAAGGACGCGGTATACAGAAGGGCGCTCCATCAAATCTCCGGAGCGCCCTTCCTTGCTACTTGCTACCGTCCAGCCAACTTACTCTTTGACGTCGACATACTCGGCATCGATTACGCCCTCGTCCTTCTTGGGCTCCTCATGATGCTCAGCCGAAGCCGCACCATCTGCCGGAGGAGTGGCCGCAGCCGCCTTGTACATCGCCTCCGCCAGCTTGTGGCTCGCCGCCGTCAGCTTCTCCTTCGAAGCATTCAGCTCAGCCGCACTCGGAGTGCCAACCAGGGTCGACTTCGCCTCGGCAAGCGCGCTCTCAACCTCAGACTTGTCACCCTCGGCAACCTTATCGCCCGAGTCCTTCAGCATCTTCTCGACGTTGTAGACCAGCGAGTCCAGACCGTTGCGCGCCTCAACCGCGTCGCGCTGCTCCTTGTCCTCGGAAGCATGGGCTTCGGCATCCTTCGCCATCCGCTCCACCTCTTCCTTGCTCAGACCTGAAGAGCTCGTAATCGTGATCTTCTGGTCCTTGCCCGTCGCATTGTCCTTCGCCGTCACGTTCAGAATGCCGTTCGCGTCGATGTCGAAGGTGACCTCGATCTGCGGTACGCCACGCGGTGCCGTCGGAATTCCCGAGAGCTTGAACTTGCCAAGCGTCCGGTTCTGCGCCGCCATCGGCCGCTCACCCTGCAACACATGCACCTCAACCTCGGTCTGGTTATCCGCCGCCGTCGAGAACGTCTCCGTCTTCTTCGTCGGAATCGTCGTGTTGCGCGTGATCATGCCCGTAGCTACTCCACCCATTGTTTCAATGGATAGGGTAAGCGGGGTCACATCGAGCAGCAGCAGGTCCTTCACCTCGCCAGCAAGTACGCCAGCCTGGACCGCAGCACCGATCGCCACAACCTCGTCCGGGTTCACACCCTTGTTAGGCTCCTTACCGAAAAGCTCCTTCACCAGCTGCTGGATCTTCGGCATACGCGTCTGACCACCAACCAGTACGACCTCGTCGATCTTGCTTGCATCGATCCCGGCATCCTTCAGCGCCTGCTTCGACGGTCCAATCGACCGCTGCAGCAGATCGTCCACGAGGCTCTCGAGCTTGGCCCGCGTCAGGTTGCGAACCAGGTGCTTCGGTCCGCTCGCATCGGCAGTAATGAAGGGAAGGTTGATCTCCGACTCCTGCGCCGTCGACAACTCGATCTTTGCCTTCTCAGCAGCATCCTTCAGCCGCTGCAGCGCCATCTCGTTACCCTTCGAATGGAGGTCCAGTCCGGTCTCGTTCTTGAACTCCGAGATCAGCCACTCCACAATTCGCTGGTCGAGATTGTCGCCGCCAAGGTGCGTATCGCCATTGGTCGACTTCACCTCGATCACGCCCTCACCCACCTCAAGAATCGAGATATCGAAGGTACCGCCGCCGAAGTCGTAGACCGCAATCGTCTCGTCCTTCTTCTTGTCGAGTCCGTAAGCCAGTGCAGCAGCCGTCGGCTCGTTCACAATACGCTTCACATCCAGACCGGCAATCTTGCCCGCATCCTTGGTCGCCTGGCGCTGAGCGTCGTTGAAGTACGCCGGAACCGTGATAACCGCCTCGGTCACCGACTGGCCGAGATAATCCTCAGCAGCCTTCTTCAGCTTCTGCAGGATCATCGCCGAAACCTCAGGCGCCGTGTACTCCTTGCCCTGCGCCATCACGCCAACGTTGTCGCCTTTGGCCACAACCTTGTACGGCACCATCTTCATCTCGTCGCCTACTTCATTCAAGCGACGGCCCATAAAGCGCTTTACCGAGAAAACAGTGTTCTCCGGATTTGTAATCGCCTGACGCTTCGCTACCTGACCCACCAGGCGTTCGCCGCTCTTCGTAAAGGCAACGATCGATGGCGTAGTCCGGCCACCCTCTTCATTCGCAATGACCTTCGGCTCGCCGCCTTCCATCACGGCTACGCACGAATTCGTCGTGCCGAGGTCAATTCCAATAATCTTACCCATGTGCTATCCCCTGTCCGGGTTCTTCCCGGGTCATACTCTTGACTCACTCATCATCACATGTGAGTGACTTACTGTCAACCTATCTGATGCACGAAACAACAATGACGATTCCTGTCTTGCCAATCGCCACCGTTGACATCGGATTGTCGCCTTCGTTACCCTGAACCTACCTTCTCGGCTGGACCGGATCGTCATCTCAGCACGATCGGGGAGATTCCTATTACGCAACCTGGAAGCGGCCGTCACCACACCAACGCTTCGGTCCTGCTCGATCTCATCCGGGCTCTCGCAGCCCTCGTCGTCCTCTTCGAGCATTGGCGGAACTTCTTTTTCGTCGACTTCCACGAGGTCGTCACCCATCGCCTGCTTCTCTTCGTCCCCTACGTACTTAGTGCTGCCGGACACCAGGCAGTCATTATCTTCTTTGTTCTCAGCGGTTATCTCGTCGGTGGCAGCGTCTTCCGCATGCTCGAACGCGGCACTTGGACATGGACCACGTATCTCACCCACCGCCTGATCCGCCTCTGGGTCGTTCTCCTTCCGGGGCTCCTTCTCTGTTATTTCTGGGACTCTTTTGGAGTCCACCTCCACCTCGCGCCCGCCCTCTACGCCGGGGACGTGCCCAACCACATGCTTCCCCACACTCCCACCATCAAGTCTTTCTTCGAGAACCTCTTCTTCCTGCAAGGCATTCTCGGACCCCAGTTCGGCTCTGACGGCGCCCTCTGGAGTCTCGCCAACGAATTCTGGTACTACATCCTCTTCCCGCTGGGAGCGTTGGTCGTCTACCGTTCCTCCAAGATCCGAACCAGCACGGTAATGCGCGCCTCTTTCGCACTTGCCTTCGTCGCCATTGCCTGGCTCTTACGCGACACAGTTCTCTCCGGCTTTCCGATCTGGATGACGGGAGCGCTGCTCTACCGCCTGCCCACCCTCAAGCTGAGCACGCGTTATCGGGTTCTGGCTGCTGTCGTCTATGTACCGATCTTCTTCGCCCTGGCACACGTCAGCTTCATCACCGGCATTTCCTCCGACTACCTTCTCACCGTATTCACCTTCTTCTTTTTCTGGATCATCCTTTCCGCCACCGGACCAGCTACCCCCTCCCTCGCGGAACGAGCCACGCGAACCGTCGCCGGCTTCTCCTACACGCTCTACGTCGTACACATGCCATTTCTCCTGATCCTCACCGCCCTCGCCGCAGGTACGCAACGATGGGTCCCGGACCCACGACATGTAGGGATCGCCTCCAGCTTCCTGGTCCTCGCAATGGTCTATGCCTACACCATCGCCACACTGACCGAATTCCGCACCGACACATGGCGGCGAAAGTTCGAAACCTGGCTGAAGCGCCCAGCCCACCCAGCTTCTTTGCCCAGCCAATCCAGCTCCCCCACAGGTACATCCCGACTCCCATAGGCTGCCTCTAAGAGGGAAGCCCCTCGAGAGAGCCCTCCTCATGCCCGCAACCGCAACCGCGCCACCCGACCAGACCGCCGAAGTCACCAAGGGTGTAAACCCCTGGCTCATCGCCGCCGCCGTCATGCTCGCCACCTTCATGGAGGTTCTCGACACCTCCATCGCCGCCGTAGCCCTCCCCTACATCGCCGGCTCGCTCTCCGCCTCAAACGACGAGGCCACCTGGGTCCTCACCTCATACCTCGTCTCCAACGCCATCGTCCTGCCCATGTCGAACTGGATGTCCCTCCGCTTCGGCCGCAAGAAATACCTGATGTCCTGCGTAGCGGTCTTTACCGTAGCCTCCTTCGCCTGCGGTGCGGCACCCACCCTCGCCTTCATGCTCCTCGCCCGCGTCATCCAGGGAGCAGGCGGCGGAGCCCTCCAGCCCATCTCGCAAGCCATCCTTTTAGAGTCCTTCCCACCCGCCAAACGCGGAGCCGCCATGGCCGTCTTCGCCCTCGGAGTCGTCGTCGCCCCCGTCCTCGGCCCCACCCTCGGCGGCTGGCTCACCGACACCTACTCCTGGCGCTACGCCTTCTACATCAACATTCCCATCGGGATCATGGCGCTCTTCATGATCAACACCTTCATCCACGATCCCGGCTACATCAAGAACGCCAAGGTGCCGAAGTTCGACAACATCGGCCTCGGCACCCTCGTCGTCTGGACCGGCTGCCTCCAGGTCGTTCTCGACAAAGGTCAGGAGGACGACTGGTTCGGAGCCGTCTGGATCCGTTGGGCCGTCTTCTTCCTCGTCACCAGCTTCATCTGGTTCGTCTATCACTCGTGGACCAAGAAAGACCCGCTCGTCGACCTCAAGGTCTTCAAAGACCGCAACTTCCTCGTCGGCGCGAGCCTTATCTTCCTCTTCGGCGTAGCCATCTACTCCACCACCACCGTCCTGCCCCTCTTCTACCAGGAACTCCTCGGCTATACCGCCTTCACCGCCGGCATCGCCGTAGCTCCCCGCGGCCTTGGAGCCATCTGCGGCATGCCCGTCATCGGCTTCCTGTCGAACAAAGTCGATCCCCGCTACCTCCTCACCTTTGGCTTCGGCCTCTTTGGCTTCACCACTCTTTACTTCGGCAACATCACCCTCAATATCTCCCCCACCACCCTCCTCCTGCCCATCCTCCTCACCGGCTTCGCCCTCTCCTTCGTCTTCGTTCCCATCAGCACCGCCGCCTACGGAACCCTCGACAACAAGCAGATCGGCAACGCCTCTGGCGTCTTCAACCTCATGCGCAACGTAGGTGGATCCATCGGCATCTCCATCGCCCAGACCCTCCTTACCCGCCGTGCCGCCGTCCACCAGAACGAGATCATCAACTCCGTCCCCGTCACCGGCCAGCAGTTCCAAAGCGCCCTCCAGGCCACCCAGCAATCCCTCGCCAGCTACTACGGCAAAGTCAACACCATGGCCCCAGCCCAGGGCTCCCTCTACCAGCAACTGGGCCGACAAGCCTCGAACTGGGCCTTCGTCGATGTCTTCCGCTGGCTCTCACTCCTCTGCTTCCTCTGCGTCGCCGTAGTCTGGGCCTTCAAGAAAGTAAAGCCCGGCAAAGCCCCCGAAGGCGCCCACTGAGCTGACTGCCCTCCGTTAGCCACCCGAAACGTCCGGGTGCCCCATCTCCCGACTCCGGGAGGTGGGAAGGTACAAAGCTGCCCGCCCGCCTTGCCGTTCTTTGCCCTGCACAAAAGGAACCCGCGTCTGCCGTAAGCCCTTCCCCAAATTTCTCAAGACAAACCCCACTCCATCCAGTACCGTATTCGCGAAGCAAATTCCGGAGGAACCACCATGGCAAACCCCTTCGTTCACCTCGAACTCAACACGCCCGACGCCCCCGCAGCCAAAGACTTCTACACTAAACTCTTCGGCTGGACCTTCCAGGAGCACAACATGGGCGACGGCATGACCTACAACTCCTTCTCCACCGACAAAGGACCCGGAGGAGGCATCTTCACCGTGCCCGAAGCCCCCACCGACTGGCTCCCCTACGTCGGTGTTGAAGACATTAAAGTCGCCACCGACAAAGCCGTCTCTCTCGGCGCAACCCTCATCAAAGGCCCCCATCAGGTCCCCAACATGGGTTGGTTCAGCATCCTCGCCGACCCCACAGGAGCCACCATCGCCATCTGGGAACCAACCTCCCAGGCCTGATCGAAAAAGGCCACCAGACTCGCCACCACCAAAGAGCACCCCACTCCCTTACCGTCTGACCGCGAAGGAGTGGGGCTCTCCGCAAGCCCCGCCGCTCTCCCTCGCCAATCCAGCACACTCTTTGAAAACAACGATGGCCGTCCCCCTCTTTGTAGCCCAGCTCGTCACCACTCTCTTTATGACCGGCCTTATCTGGTTCGTCCAGATCGTCCACTACCCCCTCTTCGCCGAGATAGGCCCCTACCAACTCACCCGCTACGAAAATCTGCACGCCACGCGAACCTCCTGGGTCGTCTTTCCACCCATGCTCATCGAACTCCTCACCACCTTCGCCGCCCTCTACCCTCCACTGCGCCCCGCTTTCCTCACCTCGCACCAGGCGATCGCCCTGGCCGCGCTCATCCTCATCATCTGGATCACCACCGCCATCGGCCATGTCCCCCTCCACACCAAAATAGGTCACTCCGAAGCCATCCGCTCCAGGCAATCCGATGTCCCGCTCATCAGCCTCCTCGTCCGCCTCAACTGGCTCCGCACCCTCGCCTGGACCACCCGCACCATCATCCTCACCACTGCCCTGCTGCATACGCTGTAAGCCAACCCCTTTCTTTGTCATTCCTAAAGGGAATCTGCGTTTTGCACGCCATCCATCAAACAACACCAGTAGCAAATCGCGCTGTCTTCAAATCCGTAGCATCCACCTGATCGGTGTTAAGCCTCCGTACTGCCCAGATCGGTGTCATCCGCACGGATCGGTGTTAAGCCTCTCCTCCAACCCGCCTCAACACCCCGCTACACTAACCTCATGCGCCTCCTCGG
Coding sequences:
- a CDS encoding SDR family NAD(P)-dependent oxidoreductase, which translates into the protein MKKTTAAFYTAQILTGVIASAAAYALLPRQLKRGQVVVITGGSRGLGFALAERFGRAGAKLVLSSRNDDELEQARENLLARKAVLHEDDILLVSADLTDESQASGLIDAALHTFGHIDILVNNAGIIEVGPVENQSLDAYERAMATNFFAALYTTYAAMPSMLARRAGAIVNIASIGGKFAVPHLLPYVASKFALVGFSEGLHAELRHKGIRVTTVCPGLMRTGGESHAHFTGQVEQEKDWFDLAAKTPMIAASVSHAARRIVNAVAAGRAEITITPQAWLAARIAGLAPETTQWAASMVNQYLLPEPAAENPRPDISRPFWATELQSTANEF
- a CDS encoding LolA-like protein; its protein translation is MRRLVRVVVLFGFVSGCAIRLVGEELSANAIVVQMMERNRLRQAMLQHYASDRSYHLEYNGTTGEHHAEMKVHVEYTAPGRKLLTVVGESGSKVLCAQVLRKLVEGEQETADKQNWQRAMFSPETYNFQLLGRETLDGMSTWVLQVEPKVASRVDYRGKLWVSTDDFAMVRLQAEPAKSPSWLLSHASFDSWYMRRGEVWLPEKNVSTTHVRIGGEAKVTIDYGLYQVLATSPVSAAFSSPAEEVPVRSRATSQGRAGSVLH
- a CDS encoding J domain-containing protein, giving the protein MATQTKDYYGTLGVKKTATSDEIRKAFRKLARKYHPDVNPNDKKSEEKFKEISEANDVLSDEKKRKVFDQFGFYSDNLDAAAAEAAARGGYGGPQAPPRAGGRGGQEVPFDFGGFDFSDFQERGAGGQGPQAGGYGGGGFKDIFSSMFGGQKGAAQARESRPGTDLEYQVSVDFWTAVRGGVARLEIRRQETCPTCKGKSTTGGSMECPECHGSGQVTQMGGRMKFNIQCPRCGGSGRVQNACGTCDGEGVVTRTEPLEFRIKAGTRDGQRIRLAGRGNAGVGGGAAGDLFLIIKAGTHPVFRRSGDDIHVTVPVTISEAALGAKIDVPTIDSQEAGGRTQLKIPPGTQTGQKLRLREKGVSSASREGLRGDEIVEVKIVVPKVQDERSKEILRELAKLNPDDPREGLFAEL
- a CDS encoding Fpg/Nei family DNA glycosylase, producing MPEGNEIHRWAERHEAAFAGKAVRVDGPQGRFVDSDVIDGKKLNRVLAVGKHLGYDFGKDRILHVHLGLRGDFSEGSGPLPALKGALRLRMWNEAAVKRPVAPGESKRHAWYSEDDGTGHTEAPKLAWMELRGPTDCTIWTQAKWETLLKRLGPDPLNGDGPEKAIAKIVKSKKAIGALLMDQSVIAGLGNIYRAELLYRARLNPYVAGKDVPEATLRMIWKEALPLMKAGMVDRRIVTTLPKDRPSGKGKPVKEETHYVYRRNGQECFVCGTKILRKEMEGRNLFWCPVCQPDAKTS
- a CDS encoding HigA family addiction module antitoxin; translation: MSIITEVSMSIPRDMSHPGAPVHPGEVLREEFMVPLGISANALAMSLHVPSTRISEIVAERRGITADTAYRLSRYFGPSPMFWMNMQGNYELAIAYKHAQSTIKKEVRPRILSVA
- a CDS encoding type II toxin-antitoxin system RelE/ParE family toxin — its product is MILSFRDRVAEALFKEGSHRKFGSSSKIAVRKLFMLNNADVLEAMRFPPGNRLEALHGDRAGQHSIRVNDQYRICFVWTSSGAENVEIVDYH
- the dnaK gene encoding molecular chaperone DnaK, producing MGKIIGIDLGTTNSCVAVMEGGEPKVIANEEGGRTTPSIVAFTKSGERLVGQVAKRQAITNPENTVFSVKRFMGRRLNEVGDEMKMVPYKVVAKGDNVGVMAQGKEYTAPEVSAMILQKLKKAAEDYLGQSVTEAVITVPAYFNDAQRQATKDAGKIAGLDVKRIVNEPTAAALAYGLDKKKDETIAVYDFGGGTFDISILEVGEGVIEVKSTNGDTHLGGDNLDQRIVEWLISEFKNETGLDLHSKGNEMALQRLKDAAEKAKIELSTAQESEINLPFITADASGPKHLVRNLTRAKLESLVDDLLQRSIGPSKQALKDAGIDASKIDEVVLVGGQTRMPKIQQLVKELFGKEPNKGVNPDEVVAIGAAVQAGVLAGEVKDLLLLDVTPLTLSIETMGGVATGMITRNTTIPTKKTETFSTAADNQTEVEVHVLQGERPMAAQNRTLGKFKLSGIPTAPRGVPQIEVTFDIDANGILNVTAKDNATGKDQKITITSSSGLSKEEVERMAKDAEAHASEDKEQRDAVEARNGLDSLVYNVEKMLKDSGDKVAEGDKSEVESALAEAKSTLVGTPSAAELNASKEKLTAASHKLAEAMYKAAAATPPADGAASAEHHEEPKKDEGVIDAEYVDVKE
- a CDS encoding acyltransferase family protein; this translates as MTSDCRLRYPEPTFSAGPDRHLSTIGEIPITQPGSGRHHTNASVLLDLIRALAALVVLFEHWRNFFFVDFHEVVTHRLLLFVPYVLSAAGHQAVIIFFVLSGYLVGGSVFRMLERGTWTWTTYLTHRLIRLWVVLLPGLLLCYFWDSFGVHLHLAPALYAGDVPNHMLPHTPTIKSFFENLFFLQGILGPQFGSDGALWSLANEFWYYILFPLGALVVYRSSKIRTSTVMRASFALAFVAIAWLLRDTVLSGFPIWMTGALLYRLPTLKLSTRYRVLAAVVYVPIFFALAHVSFITGISSDYLLTVFTFFFFWIILSATGPATPSLAERATRTVAGFSYTLYVVHMPFLLILTALAAGTQRWVPDPRHVGIASSFLVLAMVYAYTIATLTEFRTDTWRRKFETWLKRPAHPASLPSQSSSPTGTSRLP